In Anthonomus grandis grandis chromosome 5, icAntGran1.3, whole genome shotgun sequence, the following are encoded in one genomic region:
- the LOC126736584 gene encoding GPI ethanolamine phosphate transferase 2-like isoform X2, whose amino-acid sequence MFLYALLLLLTVVLYLQGFFPMSNPITAFNNDPPTHIGNISINTTAVYSPLVQKTVLIIIDALRYDFVTPDLMPHTMGLVTSQGCLNKVIAESPTVTLPRIKALTTGCVPQYIDVIQNLASSEALKDSWLHSAKKKGLKIVFYGDNTWEKLFPRFFDRSEGTTSFFVRDFTEVDNNVTRNVNIELEKNDWDIMILHYLGLDHIGHVLGPFSSRIKPKLQEMDLVIDQIYQKIKNVDSIIMITGDHGMRDSGVLKVPNLDDTTVGVTDETVLDVETSLMVTRKAVGHWFLSKILLLNEKKTQNMMTKTNLCGFLVCNWIQG is encoded by the exons ATGTTCCTGTACGCCcttcttttacttttaacaGTCGTTTTATATCTTCAGGGCTTTTTCCCTATGTCAAACCCCATCACAGCATTTAATAACGATCCTCCGACCCATATAGGTAACATTTCGATTAATACCACAGCTGTGTACAGCCCTTTAGTacaaaaaactgtattaataATCATTGATGCACTCAGATATGACTTTGTTACACCTGATTTAATGCCACACACTATGGGCCTTGTAACTTCACAGGGCTGTCTGAATAAAGTTATTGCTGAAAGTCCGACAGTAACCCTACCAAGAATCAAAGCCCTTACAACAGGATGCGTACCCCAGTATATTGATGTTATCCAAAACCTTGCTTCATCTGAAGCTTTAAAAGATTCCTGGTTGcattcagcaaaaaaaaaaggacTGAAGATTGTGTTTTATGGGGACAACACTTGGGAAAAATTGTTTCCCAGATTTTTTGATAGGTCTGAGGGAACTACCTCATTTTTCGTAAGAGATTTTACTGAAGTTGACAATAATGTAACAAGGAATGTTAATATTGAGCTAGAGAAAAATGACTGGGATATTATGATTTTACACTATTTAG GCTTAGATCACATAGGGCATGTCTTGGGGCCTTTTTCCTCAAGAATAAAACCAAAGCTTCAAGAAATGGATCTGGTGATTGATCAGATctaccaaaaaatcaaaaatgtggACTCTATAATTATGATTACTGGTGATCATGGAATGCGGGACAGTGGAG TTTTGAAGGTGCCAAATTTGGATGATACAACTGTTGGAGTGACTGATGAGACTGTGTTGGATGTAGAAACAAGTTTAATGGTGACTCGGAAAGCTGTAGGGCATTGGTTCCTATCTAAGATCTTActtctaaatgaaaaaaagaccCAGAACATGATGACCAAGACAAATCTCTGCGGTTTCTTGGTGTGCAACTGGATTCAAGGTTGA
- the LOC126736584 gene encoding GPI ethanolamine phosphate transferase 2-like isoform X1 produces the protein MFLYALLLLLTVVLYLQGFFPMSNPITAFNNDPPTHIGNISINTTAVYSPLVQKTVLIIIDALRYDFVTPDLMPHTMGLVTSQGCLNKVIAESPTVTLPRIKALTTGCVPQYIDVIQNLASSEALKDSWLHSAKKKGLKIVFYGDNTWEKLFPRFFDRSEGTTSFFVRDFTEVDNNVTRNVNIELEKNDWDIMILHYLGLDHIGHVLGPFSSRIKPKLQEMDLVIDQIYQKIKNVDSIIMITGDHGMRDSGGHGGSSHPEITVPFVSIGRHCKSSIFKQTDIPSNLAALLGINIPTTSTGTIQKDLLYYQNTAKELYILRYNTEILLRKCQICQTQFDEATSLHEEYLKEGNITKGKQCMRIYQECSKKITGHLYENSSRQDMSALLIAIFVLCNLVLIILFNLIPDAKIRFVELFLCLVIIFSKIILEFSHIITAASLIILILILFHKFKLLHQLTLLLQTTDRISLFLLIIHIMHPVTFMSTSYIEEEHFIWIFYSVTLILMLFFDTLKTSRLIATKGIFVLLALRFSMTLNSTVENSVQDKSNLGNILVKEENYLYHQLFFAFNLILVFLFMNFGQECVSYYHPSHILSGIILAFIFLLKSLTFHSTILGKLIWMFILTKKLIFTKQTPWTQLFILAGALLFRSHNIILIPIAICTGYFINMSQTWQTQFSKILAFNTIANSLYFLQGHRNSLATVDISAGYTGLSEYNPVLVTSQVILHTYLFHILFHLAVLSGYEDTKKRKQFWTILILLRCYVIFLTCVVMLIFKDHLFIWSVFAPKFFIESVHTGFLFVEICIYYFCKIVSYCMKT, from the exons ATGTTCCTGTACGCCcttcttttacttttaacaGTCGTTTTATATCTTCAGGGCTTTTTCCCTATGTCAAACCCCATCACAGCATTTAATAACGATCCTCCGACCCATATAGGTAACATTTCGATTAATACCACAGCTGTGTACAGCCCTTTAGTacaaaaaactgtattaataATCATTGATGCACTCAGATATGACTTTGTTACACCTGATTTAATGCCACACACTATGGGCCTTGTAACTTCACAGGGCTGTCTGAATAAAGTTATTGCTGAAAGTCCGACAGTAACCCTACCAAGAATCAAAGCCCTTACAACAGGATGCGTACCCCAGTATATTGATGTTATCCAAAACCTTGCTTCATCTGAAGCTTTAAAAGATTCCTGGTTGcattcagcaaaaaaaaaaggacTGAAGATTGTGTTTTATGGGGACAACACTTGGGAAAAATTGTTTCCCAGATTTTTTGATAGGTCTGAGGGAACTACCTCATTTTTCGTAAGAGATTTTACTGAAGTTGACAATAATGTAACAAGGAATGTTAATATTGAGCTAGAGAAAAATGACTGGGATATTATGATTTTACACTATTTAG GCTTAGATCACATAGGGCATGTCTTGGGGCCTTTTTCCTCAAGAATAAAACCAAAGCTTCAAGAAATGGATCTGGTGATTGATCAGATctaccaaaaaatcaaaaatgtggACTCTATAATTATGATTACTGGTGATCATGGAATGCGGGACAGTGGAG GACATGGTGGCAGTTCACATCCAGAAATTACTGTACCATTTGTGTCCATAGGCAGGCATTGTAAAAGTTCAATATTCAAACAAACGGATATTCCTTCTAATTTGGCAGCGTTACTGGGCATTAATATTCCAACCACTAGCACAGGTACAATCCAAAAGGATCTTCTTTATTACCAAAACACCGCCAAGGAGTTGTATATATTGCGATACAATACTGAAATACTTCTAAGAAAATGTCAAATATGTCAAACACAATTTGATGAAGCTACATCCTTGCAtgaagaatatttaaaagaagGAAATATCACAAAAGGCAAGCAATGTATGAGGATATATCAAGAATGTTCAAAGAAAATTACAGGACATTTGTATGAAAATTCTAGTAGACAAGATATGTCAGCTCTTTTAAttgcaatttttgttttatgtaacCTGGTCTTAATTATACTGTTTAATCTAATACCTGATGCCAAGATAAGATTTGTGGAACTGTTTTTGTgtcttgtaataattttttctaaaattatattagaattcAGTCACATCATTACTGCTGCTTCTTTAATAATCTTAATTCTGATTctttttcacaaatttaaattattacaccAGCTTACGCTTTTGCTTCAAACTACTGACAGGATTAGtctatttttattgataatccATATTATGCATCCCGTAACTTTTATGTCTACAAGCTACATTGAAGAGGAACACTTCATCTGGATATTTTACAGTGTCACtttgattttaatgttattttttgatactttAAAGACATCTAGATTAATTGCTACTAAAGGCATTTTTGTTTTACTAGCATTAAGGTTTTCAATGACTTTAAATTCCACTGTGGAAAATTCTGTTCAGGATAAAAGCAATTTGGGAAATATTCTAGTCAAAGAAGAAAACTATCTGTaccatcaacttttttttgcttttaacttaattttggtgtttttatttatgaattttggTCAAGAGTGTGTATCTTATTATCATCCATCACACATTTTAAGTGGTATAATTTTAGCCTTTATTTTTCTGCTTAAGTCATTAACATTCCATAGCACCATTCTAGGGAAACTTATATGGatgtttattttaacaaaaaaactaattttcacTAAACAGACTCCTTGGACGCAGTTGTTTATACTAGCTGGAGCTTTACTCTTCAGAtcacataatattattttgattccGATTGCAATATGCActggatattttataaatatgtctCAAACATGGCAAACccaattttccaaaatattagcTTTTAATACCATAGCAAACTCCCTATATTTTCTACAAGGGCATCGCAATTCATTAGCTACAGTAGACATTTCAGCAGGATATACAGGTTTAAGTGAATATAATCCTGTTCTGGTTACCTCACAAGTGATCTTACAcacttatttatttcatatactTTTTCATTTGGCTGTACTCTCAGGCTATGAAGACACtaagaaaagaaaacaattttggaCAATTCTGATACTACTTAGATGTTATGTTATATTTCTTACTTGTGTAGTGATGTTAATTTTCAAAGACCATTTATTCATCTGGTCAGTTTTTGCCCCTaagttttttatagaaagtGTACACACAggttttttgtttgttgaaatatgtatttattactTTTGCAAAATTGTAAGTTATTGTATgaagacttaa
- the LOC126736610 gene encoding splicing factor 3B subunit 5: protein MGDRYNIHSQLEHLQSKYIGTGHADTTKFEWLVNQHRDSYSSYLGHPDLLSYFAIAENEAKARVRFNLMEKMLQPCGPPPDKPED from the coding sequence ATGGGCGACCGCTACAACATTCATAGTCAGCTAGAACACTTGCAATCAAAATATATTGGCACAGGTCATGCAGACACAACAAAATTCGAATGGCTTGTCAACCAGCATAGAGACAGCTACTCCAGTTACTTGGGCCATCCAGACCTTCTTAGTTACTTTGCCATAGCTGAAAATGAAGCTAAAGCCAGAGTAAGATTTAATCTGATGGAGAAAATGTTGCAGCCATGTGGACCACCACCTGATAAACCCGAGGATTAA
- the LOC126736600 gene encoding uncharacterized protein LOC126736600, with amino-acid sequence MPISNQEAFNMLAIYFECLQNATIAARAFYLRYPNRPRYHRRVFVRLAQRLLTTGSIHRPAMIRNRQNNEQNVVNVLASVEINPQISTREISRDLGIPQSTVHRILRTHRLHPYHINLHQALSPPDFDQRLDFCHWLLSMIAENPQFLSTVLWTDEATFNSNGHLNLHNMHFWARNNPRWLGQVQHQGKYSVNVWCGIIGGWVVGPYILDGALNGLTYLHFLENVLPILMEDIALNVRQNMFFQHDGCPAHYVLAVRQYLDATFPDRWIGRGSLFPWAPRQVFNTRIFRRCLFGMILFIIAHVLKLNEYF; translated from the exons ATGCCGATTTCTAACCAAGAAGCATTTAATATGCTGGCGATATATTTTGAGTGTTTGCAAAATGCGACCATCGCTGCCCGCGCCTTCTATTTGCGCTATCCGAATCGACCACGATACCATCGCCGCGTGTTTGTGCGTTTGGCCCAGCGCCTGTTAACAACAGGTAGCATCCATAGACCTGCCATGATTAGAAATAGGCAAAATAACGAACAAAATGTAGTTAATGTCCTGGCATCTGTAGAAATCAATCCCCAAATTAGTACTAGAGAGATTTCTCGAGACTTGGGTATTCCTCAAAGTACGGTTCACCGCATTCTTCGAACCCATAG GCTACATCCCTACCATATCAACTTACACCAAGCCCTTTCTCCTCCGGATTTCGACCAAAGGCTAGATTTTTGCCACTGGCTATTAAGCATGATAGCAGAAAATCCTCAATTTCTTTCAACTGTGTTGTGGACTGACGAAGCCACCTTCAATAGCAATGGGCACTTAAACTTACATAATATGCACTTTTGGGCCCGAAATAATCCGCGCTGGCTTGGACAAGTTCAGCATCAAGGGAAATATAGTGTAAATGTTTGGTGTGGGATAATTGGAGGGTGGGTTGTTGGTCCATATATTTTGGACGGCGCATTAAATGGTCTAACATACCTACATTTCTTAGAAAATGTTCTTCCAATTTTAATGGAAGATATTGCGCTGAACGTCcgccaaaatatgtttttccagcATGATGGTTGCCCCGCCCATTATGTTCTTGCTGttcgccagtatttagatgccACCTTCCCTGACCGTTGGATCGGAAGAGGAAGCCTATTCCCTTGGGCGCCAAGGCAAGTATTTAACACAAGAATCTTTAGACGTTGCCTATTTGGAATGATTCTGTTTATAATTGCACACGTATTAAAACTTAATGAATATTTCTAG